A window of the Lolium perenne isolate Kyuss_39 chromosome 7, Kyuss_2.0, whole genome shotgun sequence genome harbors these coding sequences:
- the LOC127313716 gene encoding uncharacterized protein gives MALPPLLLLILLLLASRAACARAALHDRDAAALRDVRASLRDLPGSRFFDSWDDAAAATPCAYAGVVCAPDDEDPSGTLLRVSVLTLGTGLSDSPGLAGTLPASLASLAALTDLVLYPGRVGGSIPPDLGAGLRRLRLLSLSGNRLTGPVPDSLAGLPDLHTLDLGSNRLEGAVPSGLLLPSSPSLKVLILASNAGLSGQIPAQFSASQLFHVDLSRCSIAGTLPPLPPTLRYFSVAANSMDGALDEAFSTASQAPADLAFLDLSMNDFSGAIPPQLFALPSASSLLLSRNNFTGALSVPATPASATPPWAVVDVSHNAISGEVPEALAAAGTLYVNNNKISGEVPDAVARSVFAGRMTTFYAQHNFLTGFPVPSRPLPDSAALCLSYNCMDLPSASAADGCPTIGGPLEARPADQCRSGGG, from the coding sequence atggcgctgccccctctcctcctcctcatcctcctcctgctCGCCTCGCGCGCCGCCTGCGCCCGGGCCGCGCTGCACGACCGCGACGCGGCCGCGCTACGCGACGTGCGCGCCAGCCTTCGCGACCTGCCGGGCTCCCGCTTCTTCGACTCCTgggacgacgccgccgccgccaccccgtgCGCCTACGCCGGCGTCGTGTGCGCCCCCGACGACGAGGACCCGTCCGGGACACTCCTCCGCGTGTCAGTCCTCACCCTCGGCACCGGCCTCTCCGACTCCCCCGGCCTGGCGGGCACGCTCCCCGCCTCGCTCGCCAGCCTCGCCGCGCTCACCGACCTCGTCCTCTACCCGGGCCGCGTCGGCGGGTCCATCCCGCCCGACCTCGGCGCCGGCCTCCGCCGCCTCAGGCTGCTCTCGCTCTCCGGGAACCGGCTCACCGGCCCGGTCCCCGACTCCCTGGCCGGACTGCCCGACCTGCACACGCTCGACCTCGGCAGCAACCGGCTCGAGGGCGCCGTCCCCTCCGgcctgctcctcccgtcctcgccCAGCCTCAAGGTGCTCATCCTCGCCAGCAACGCCGGCCTCTCCGGCCAGATTCCCGCCCAGTTCTCTGCCTCCCAGCTCTTCCACGTCGACCTCAGCCGCTGCTCCATCGCCGGCAcgctccctcctctccctcccaCCCTCCGCTACTTCTCCGTAGCCGCCAACTCCATGGACGGCGCCCTCGACGAGGCCTTCTCCACCGCCAGCCAGGCCCCGGCCGACCTGGCCTTCCTCGACCTCTCCATGAACGACTTCTCCGGCGCGATCCCGCCGCAGCTCTTCGCGCTCCCGAGCGCCTCCTCGCTGCTCCTCTCCCGCAACAACTTCACCGGCGCCCTGTCTGTTCCGGCGACACCGGCCTCCGCGACGCCGCCGTGGGCGGTGGTGGACGTCAGCCACAACGCCATCTCTGGCGAGGTGCCGGAGGCGCTGGCGGCGGCGGGGACCCTGTACGTCAACAACAACAAGATCTCCGGGGAGGTCCCCGACGCGGTGGCGCGCAGCGTCTTCGCGGGGAGGATGACCACCTTCTACGCGCAGCACAACTTCCTCACGGGGTTTCCCGTGCCGTCGCGGCCGCTCCCGGACTCGGCGGCGCTCTGCCTCTCGTACAACTGCATGGACCTGCCGTCCGCGTCCGCCGCCGACGGCTGCCCCACCATCGGCGGGCCCCTCGAGGCCAGGCCCGCCGACCAGTGCCGGAGCGGCGGAGGGTga